In one Bacteroidota bacterium genomic region, the following are encoded:
- the argC gene encoding N-acetyl-gamma-glutamyl-phosphate reductase — protein sequence MLKVGIIGGSGFVAGELIRCLLHHPEVKIDFVYSHTNAGEPINKIHQDLFAYPDLKFTDKVNLNADVVFLCLGHGNSMKFLEQHQFSAKTKIIDLSNDFRLENDANFSDRKFIYGLVELNKHKIETAQNIASPGCFATAIQLAVLPLIKYSAVLNDLHISAITGSTGAGQSLTQTTAHSWRTNNISVYKAFTHQHLAEIKETISGFRDSETQEINFIPYRGDFTRGIFSSIYTESEYSEKELVAMYKDFYKDAMFTHITMNELNLKQVVNTNHCLIQVQKIGNKVLINSAIDNLLKGAAGQAIQNMNLMCGLDESLGLKLKANYF from the coding sequence ATGTTAAAGGTAGGCATAATCGGAGGCAGCGGATTCGTAGCCGGCGAATTAATCAGGTGTTTGCTTCATCACCCAGAAGTAAAGATCGATTTTGTTTATAGTCACACGAATGCAGGGGAACCGATCAATAAAATTCATCAGGATTTGTTTGCATATCCAGATTTGAAATTTACAGACAAAGTCAATTTAAATGCAGATGTTGTATTTCTTTGCCTTGGTCACGGTAATTCAATGAAGTTTTTAGAACAACATCAATTTTCAGCAAAAACAAAAATCATCGATTTAAGTAATGATTTTCGTTTGGAAAATGATGCTAATTTCAGCGACAGAAAATTTATCTACGGACTGGTAGAATTGAACAAGCATAAAATTGAGACCGCTCAAAATATTGCCAGTCCGGGCTGTTTTGCAACAGCGATTCAGTTAGCCGTATTACCCCTCATTAAATATTCAGCAGTATTGAATGATCTTCATATTAGTGCCATTACCGGATCTACCGGGGCAGGTCAATCATTAACCCAAACAACTGCCCATAGCTGGAGAACCAACAATATTTCTGTTTACAAAGCTTTCACGCACCAGCACCTTGCAGAAATAAAAGAAACAATTTCCGGTTTCAGGGATTCAGAAACTCAGGAAATTAATTTCATTCCTTACAGAGGGGATTTCACACGCGGAATTTTCTCGAGCATTTATACCGAATCGGAATACAGTGAAAAAGAGCTTGTAGCGATGTATAAAGATTTTTATAAGGATGCAATGTTTACCCATATTACTATGAACGAACTCAATCTCAAACAAGTAGTAAATACAAATCACTGCTTAATCCAGGTACAGAAAATCGGGAATAAGGTACTCATCAATTCAGCCATCGATAATTTATTGAAAGGGGCAGCAGGGCAGGCCATTCAAAATATGAACCTCATGTGTGGACTTGATGAATCGTTGGGATTGAAGTTAAAGGCAAATTATTTTTAG
- a CDS encoding aminotransferase class III-fold pyridoxal phosphate-dependent enzyme yields the protein MKMFDVYPRYPINIVKSKGVYLWDDKDQKYLDLYGGHGVISIGHAHPAYLSAIQKQIKKIGFYSNSIEIPLQQEFADLLSDLSSYDSYRLFLCNSGSEANENALKLASFHSGKKKVIAFKNSFHGRTSASVNVTNQPNISAPINKEQFPVDFIELNNEIQLFDKLNTDDICAVIIEGIQGVGGLDMASETYLKLLSNLCIEKGIVLIIDEIQSGFGRSGKFFAHQHTGIKADIITMAKGMGNGFPVAGLLINPAIKVKHGMLGTTFGGNHLACAAGISVVKTLRKEKLIENAEKIGKLLVNELKKIPSIKQIKGKGLMLGVEFEFAAKPILERLLIEHHIFTGSSANPNLLRILPPLSITYEEIKVFPEALKSVLKSMKQE from the coding sequence ATGAAAATGTTTGATGTTTATCCACGATACCCAATCAATATCGTAAAAAGCAAAGGTGTCTATCTCTGGGACGACAAAGATCAGAAATACCTTGATTTATATGGCGGACATGGAGTTATCTCCATTGGACATGCCCATCCGGCATATCTTTCAGCCATTCAAAAACAAATTAAAAAAATAGGGTTTTATTCCAATTCTATTGAAATTCCATTACAACAGGAATTTGCTGATCTATTATCGGATTTGAGTTCCTACGATAGCTATAGATTGTTTTTATGTAATTCGGGTTCAGAAGCCAACGAAAATGCCCTAAAGCTCGCTTCGTTCCATAGCGGGAAAAAAAAGGTTATTGCATTTAAGAACAGTTTTCACGGTAGGACTTCTGCCTCTGTTAATGTTACGAATCAGCCTAATATTTCCGCACCGATTAATAAAGAACAATTTCCGGTTGATTTTATTGAACTGAACAATGAAATACAGTTGTTTGATAAGCTAAATACTGATGATATATGTGCCGTAATAATTGAAGGAATACAAGGAGTCGGAGGGCTTGATATGGCATCGGAAACCTATTTAAAATTGCTTTCCAATCTTTGCATCGAAAAAGGGATCGTCCTGATCATTGATGAAATCCAAAGTGGATTTGGCAGGAGCGGGAAGTTTTTTGCTCACCAACATACAGGAATCAAAGCTGATATAATTACAATGGCCAAGGGAATGGGTAATGGATTTCCTGTTGCAGGATTACTTATCAACCCTGCCATAAAAGTTAAGCATGGCATGCTCGGAACTACATTTGGGGGTAATCACCTGGCATGCGCCGCAGGAATTTCTGTAGTAAAAACACTTAGAAAGGAAAAACTGATTGAAAATGCGGAAAAGATAGGCAAGCTGTTAGTAAACGAACTCAAAAAGATTCCGTCAATCAAACAAATAAAAGGAAAAGGCTTGATGCTGGGTGTTGAATTTGAGTTTGCAGCCAAACCGATTCTCGAACGACTCTTAATTGAACATCATATTTTTACCGGATCATCTGCCAATCCAAATCTGTTGAGGATATTACCTCCGTTATCGATTACATATGAGGAAATCAAAGTTTTTCCGGAAGCTCTAAAAAGTGTTTTAAAATCAATGAAGCAGGAATAA
- the argB gene encoding acetylglutamate kinase translates to MKTQLDIIKIGGNLIDDESSLTNFLNHFSANKTLKILVHGGGRSATQLSERLGIKTQMLEGRRITNEEDLEVVTMVYAGLINKKIVAELQHYGCNAIGLSGCDMNSILAKKRHHPYIDFGFVGDIEKVNVSNIDLLLKNGFCPVFSAITHDGRGQLLNTNADTVAAQLAISFSETYNVRLLYCFEKNGVLSNPEDDFSVIPFLDKDLYQELKTAGAISKGMIPKLDNCFEALVMGVSEINIGGSGMMNPIAFNFTKLSL, encoded by the coding sequence ATGAAAACACAACTGGATATCATAAAGATTGGTGGAAATTTGATTGATGACGAATCTTCTTTAACCAACTTTCTAAACCATTTCTCTGCAAACAAAACCTTGAAAATTCTGGTTCATGGAGGAGGAAGATCAGCTACTCAACTAAGCGAAAGGCTAGGTATTAAGACTCAAATGCTAGAAGGAAGAAGAATTACCAATGAGGAAGATCTGGAGGTTGTTACGATGGTTTACGCGGGATTGATCAACAAGAAGATCGTGGCAGAACTCCAGCATTATGGTTGCAACGCCATTGGTTTATCAGGTTGTGACATGAATAGTATTTTAGCAAAAAAACGGCATCATCCTTATATTGATTTTGGCTTTGTTGGCGATATCGAGAAGGTAAATGTCAGTAACATCGACCTGTTGTTAAAAAATGGATTTTGCCCAGTGTTTTCGGCCATCACGCACGATGGCCGAGGACAATTGCTAAATACGAATGCTGATACGGTAGCCGCTCAACTTGCCATTTCGTTCAGTGAAACTTATAATGTCAGGTTGTTATATTGTTTTGAGAAAAATGGTGTGTTGTCAAACCCGGAAGATGATTTTTCTGTCATTCCTTTTTTAGATAAAGATCTTTATCAGGAGTTGAAAACAGCTGGAGCAATATCAAAAGGGATGATCCCAAAATTGGATAATTGTTTTGAAGCACTCGTGATGGGTGTATCTGAAATTAACATTGGTGGTTCCGGAATGATGAATCCAATAGCTTTTAATTTTACTAAATTGTCACTTTAG
- a CDS encoding M20 family metallo-hydrolase, with amino-acid sequence MDIHILKKESIELLKQLVSTPSFSSEEMETAALIISYFGSKKIEISRNKNNVWVHNKYFNELKPTILLNSHHDTVRPNEGYKRDPFDAQILDGKLFGLGSNDAGASLVSLLALFMHFYEREDLKYNLIFSATGEEESSGTNGLNSILQYLPELDFAVVGEPTGMQLAIAEKGLLVIDAYAPGIAGHAAHSNTDNAIYNAIQDIDWIRNYEFSEISELLGKVKMTVTQIDAGREHNVVPGTCHFTIDVRVTEKYSNREVFKYIDKHTISKLKARSFNLNSSSINPNHAIVKAGVESGRKTYGSPTLSDQSVLDCPSLKLGPGESTRSHQADEFIKIEEINEAIDLYIKIFDKIL; translated from the coding sequence ATGGATATACATATACTTAAAAAAGAATCAATTGAATTATTAAAACAATTGGTTTCAACTCCATCTTTTTCAAGCGAAGAAATGGAAACAGCAGCTTTAATCATTTCATATTTCGGGTCAAAGAAAATTGAAATTTCAAGAAACAAAAATAACGTTTGGGTACATAACAAATATTTTAATGAACTAAAACCAACAATACTTTTAAATTCTCACCATGATACTGTCAGGCCAAATGAGGGTTATAAAAGAGATCCGTTTGATGCTCAAATTCTAGACGGAAAGTTATTCGGACTGGGAAGTAATGATGCAGGAGCAAGCCTGGTTTCATTGTTGGCTTTATTCATGCATTTTTATGAACGGGAAGATTTGAAGTATAACTTAATATTTTCGGCAACAGGTGAAGAAGAAAGTTCAGGAACAAATGGGCTGAATAGTATTCTTCAGTATTTACCCGAATTGGATTTTGCGGTTGTTGGGGAGCCTACGGGCATGCAGCTTGCCATTGCAGAAAAAGGCTTATTGGTTATCGATGCTTATGCTCCCGGAATTGCCGGGCACGCTGCACATTCAAATACCGATAACGCCATTTATAATGCAATACAGGATATTGATTGGATCAGAAATTACGAATTTTCAGAAATTTCTGAATTACTTGGTAAAGTAAAAATGACCGTAACACAAATTGATGCCGGAAGGGAACATAATGTAGTTCCGGGTACCTGTCATTTTACAATAGATGTTAGGGTTACTGAGAAATATAGTAATCGGGAGGTTTTTAAATATATTGATAAGCACACGATTAGTAAATTAAAGGCCAGATCCTTTAACCTCAATTCTTCATCCATAAATCCCAATCATGCAATTGTAAAGGCAGGGGTGGAGTCGGGCCGTAAAACCTATGGATCACCAACATTATCAGATCAATCGGTACTTGACTGTCCGTCATTAAAGCTAGGACCAGGCGAATCTACCCGATCTCATCAGGCTGATGAGTTCATTAAAATTGAGGAGATCAATGAAGCCATAGATTTATATATAAAAATATTTGATAAAATACTTTAA
- the argH gene encoding argininosuccinate lyase, translating to MKLWDKGFDTHQKIEKFTVGNDRILDLKLAKFDVIGSMTHAEMLAKIGILKQAELKEIISGLATIAENIENDSFTIENDFEDVHSKIEFELTAMIGDAAKKIHTARSRNDQVLVALHLYIKDEIMKIKALMETLFNTLIGLSEKYQTVLMPGYTHFQIAMPSSFGLWFSAYAENLIDDVIMLNAAFKIADQNPLGSAAGYGSSYPIDRQMTTDLLGFETLKYNVIAAQMSRGKLEKTLSFALSSLALTLSKFAMDICLNNSQNFKFISFPNELTTGSSIMPHKKNPDVFELIRANCNRIQALPTQISMITTNLPSGYHRDFQILKEEIMNSIDLMKDNLEIFNFMISKIEINTTILFDPIYDSLYSVEEVNKLVMQGISFREAYKKVAHDIASGDYSPDKILKHTHIGSIGNLCLDKIKDKFDKYNKL from the coding sequence ATGAAACTTTGGGATAAAGGGTTTGATACCCATCAAAAGATAGAAAAATTTACGGTTGGAAACGATCGTATTTTAGATTTGAAACTGGCAAAATTTGATGTGATCGGAAGCATGACACATGCTGAAATGCTTGCCAAAATAGGAATTCTAAAACAGGCAGAACTTAAGGAGATAATATCGGGATTGGCAACAATTGCTGAAAATATCGAAAATGATTCTTTCACCATTGAAAACGATTTTGAAGATGTACATAGTAAGATTGAATTCGAACTGACTGCAATGATTGGAGATGCAGCCAAGAAAATTCATACTGCACGATCGCGAAACGATCAGGTTTTGGTTGCTTTGCATTTATATATCAAAGATGAGATCATGAAGATTAAGGCTTTGATGGAAACCCTCTTCAATACACTGATTGGATTAAGTGAAAAATATCAGACGGTCCTGATGCCAGGGTACACCCATTTCCAAATTGCCATGCCATCATCGTTTGGATTATGGTTTTCGGCCTATGCGGAGAACTTAATTGATGATGTCATCATGCTTAATGCTGCCTTCAAAATTGCAGATCAAAATCCATTAGGTTCAGCGGCAGGTTATGGAAGCTCGTATCCCATCGATCGTCAAATGACTACTGATTTGCTTGGTTTTGAAACCTTAAAATACAATGTGATTGCAGCACAGATGAGCAGAGGCAAACTTGAAAAAACCTTATCCTTTGCCTTATCTTCGTTAGCTTTAACCTTGTCGAAATTTGCAATGGATATTTGCTTAAATAATAGTCAGAATTTTAAATTTATCAGTTTTCCAAACGAACTGACCACGGGTTCCAGCATCATGCCTCACAAAAAAAATCCTGATGTATTTGAATTGATCCGGGCCAATTGTAATAGAATCCAGGCATTGCCCACACAAATTTCTATGATAACTACAAATCTTCCTTCTGGTTATCATCGTGATTTCCAAATATTAAAAGAGGAAATCATGAATTCAATCGATTTAATGAAGGATAATTTAGAAATTTTCAATTTCATGATATCAAAAATTGAAATTAACACAACAATTTTGTTCGATCCGATTTACGACAGTCTTTACAGCGTTGAAGAAGTAAATAAACTCGTGATGCAAGGAATAAGCTTCAGGGAAGCATATAAAAAAGTAGCTCATGACATTGCTTCAGGAGATTACTCGCCCGATAAAATATTGAAGCATACACATATAGGCAGCATTGGCAATCTATGTTTGGACAAGATTAAGGATAAGTTTGATAAATATAACAAGCTTTAA
- a CDS encoding ABC-F family ATP-binding cassette domain-containing protein: MNILSIEGLSRQFGERELFRDISFGLEKGEKVALIAPNGTGKSTILKIIAGKDEANQGRVILNPDIVWAYLDQEPSFDNNLSINEYIRGTHSEVLKIIRNYEEAVAAQSETWDKESQKKYDLASALMDQHQGWDYERRLEQLLSLFKITDLDQNIGELSGGQRKRLALALVLLENPDLLILDEPTNHLDIEMIEWLEKYLEKSNTTLLMVTHDRYFLDRICTQILELANGKIYTHQGNYAFYVEQSAVREEVEQTEILKARKLMKKELEWMRRMPKARTHKSKSRIDSFYEIKERASANLIEQEINLDIKSQRIGGKIVEVKNVSKSFDDRVLIKNFDYNFLKGDRIGVIGNNGSGKSTFLNLITQNLVPDSGKIIKGETIKFGYYKQEGITFEGDQKMLDLVKETAEVIQLGKEKSLTASQFLHHFMFSAQMQHSPVSLLSGGEKRRLYLLMVLIQNPNFLILDEPTNDLDLLTLNKLEEFLLSYQGCLMLVSHDRYFMDKLVDHIFIFDGEGSVKDFAGNYTQYRNEIVLPDAQNKQKKEKVVKQQVKKVQIEEKRKLTFKEQREFEQLEKEIPTLEKEKKACAEILNSGTQDYQALQTASDRISEIISTLEEKEMRWLELSEYLG; encoded by the coding sequence ATGAATATATTATCAATAGAGGGATTAAGCCGGCAATTTGGGGAACGGGAGCTGTTCAGGGATATTAGTTTTGGACTGGAGAAAGGGGAGAAGGTTGCTTTAATAGCGCCTAATGGAACGGGAAAATCAACCATTTTAAAGATTATTGCAGGAAAGGACGAAGCAAATCAGGGAAGGGTAATCCTCAATCCTGACATCGTTTGGGCTTACCTGGATCAAGAACCTTCATTTGATAATAACTTAAGCATTAATGAGTACATCCGCGGAACACATTCTGAAGTACTGAAAATTATCAGGAATTACGAAGAAGCTGTTGCGGCACAAAGTGAAACCTGGGATAAGGAATCGCAAAAAAAATATGATCTTGCCTCTGCTTTAATGGATCAACATCAGGGATGGGATTATGAACGCAGATTGGAACAATTGCTCAGCCTTTTCAAAATTACCGATTTGGATCAAAATATTGGCGAATTATCAGGAGGGCAGAGAAAAAGATTGGCTCTGGCTTTGGTATTACTTGAGAATCCGGATTTATTGATTTTAGATGAGCCTACTAACCACCTTGATATTGAAATGATTGAATGGCTGGAAAAATATCTCGAGAAATCGAATACAACCTTACTGATGGTAACTCACGACCGGTATTTTCTGGATCGTATTTGTACGCAAATTCTGGAACTTGCCAATGGTAAAATCTATACGCATCAGGGCAATTACGCTTTTTATGTTGAACAATCAGCAGTAAGGGAAGAAGTAGAACAAACAGAAATCCTGAAGGCACGTAAACTTATGAAAAAAGAGTTGGAATGGATGCGCAGAATGCCCAAGGCAAGAACCCACAAATCCAAATCCAGAATTGATTCATTTTATGAAATAAAAGAGCGTGCTAGTGCAAATTTAATCGAACAGGAAATTAATCTTGACATCAAGAGCCAGCGTATTGGTGGAAAAATAGTAGAAGTTAAAAATGTAAGTAAAAGCTTTGATGATAGGGTGCTGATTAAGAATTTTGATTACAATTTTTTAAAGGGCGATCGCATCGGAGTTATTGGGAATAACGGAAGCGGAAAATCGACCTTTTTAAATTTAATCACGCAAAACTTAGTACCTGATTCGGGTAAAATCATTAAAGGAGAAACCATCAAATTTGGGTATTACAAACAGGAGGGAATCACTTTCGAAGGTGATCAAAAAATGCTTGATTTGGTTAAAGAAACTGCAGAAGTAATTCAGCTTGGAAAAGAGAAAAGCCTCACGGCATCACAATTTCTGCATCACTTCATGTTTAGTGCACAGATGCAGCATTCTCCGGTTTCACTGCTAAGTGGAGGAGAAAAAAGGCGGCTTTATTTACTCATGGTGCTGATTCAGAATCCTAATTTTCTTATTCTGGATGAGCCTACAAATGATTTGGATTTACTTACTTTAAACAAGTTAGAGGAGTTTTTGCTTTCTTATCAGGGTTGCCTGATGCTGGTTTCTCATGATCGTTATTTTATGGATAAACTGGTTGATCACATTTTTATTTTTGATGGTGAGGGATCAGTGAAAGATTTTGCCGGAAATTATACCCAATATCGCAATGAGATTGTTTTACCTGATGCTCAAAATAAGCAGAAAAAGGAAAAGGTAGTAAAACAGCAGGTCAAAAAGGTGCAGATTGAAGAAAAAAGGAAATTAACTTTTAAGGAGCAAAGAGAATTTGAACAACTAGAAAAAGAGATCCCCACTCTGGAAAAAGAGAAAAAAGCATGTGCAGAAATATTAAATTCCGGAACACAGGATTATCAAGCATTACAAACAGCCTCTGACCGGATTAGCGAAATTATAAGCACGCTTGAAGAAAAAGAAATGCGCTGGCTTGAATTGTCGGAATATCTTGGGTAA
- a CDS encoding YwbE family protein: protein MDGTKKANIKIGSEVKIVLKEDQRSGALTEGFVKNILTKSTEHHHGIKVRLEDGRIGRVKEIILNDE from the coding sequence ATGGATGGAACTAAAAAAGCAAATATCAAGATTGGCTCAGAAGTTAAAATTGTGCTTAAAGAAGATCAGCGAAGTGGAGCATTAACTGAAGGATTTGTAAAAAATATCTTAACAAAATCCACTGAGCATCATCATGGAATTAAGGTAAGGCTGGAGGATGGGCGGATTGGCAGGGTGAAAGAAATAATTTTGAATGATGAATGA
- a CDS encoding tRNA-dihydrouridine synthase family protein yields the protein MELKPQIYLAPLQGFTDFHFRNAYQKYFSNVDQYFSPWIKLDGESKLKNSQIRDVNPENNQGVKLIPQVMCNNANDFLYLANYLFDLGYEEINWNLGCPHPMITKRGLGSALLKNPDKIISILDEVLPKMQNKLSIKMRLGFESEDESIQSLPLLNDYPLTEIIIHARTATQMYKGKANINAFENCISLSKQKLVYNGDLNSLKMFKEISVRFPQINRWMIGRGLIANPFLSAMIKTDSKELPENHKKVFLEFHNYLMESYASHLSGEKHLLIKMISFWEYFSNSFEDAHKAQKRIKKAKTLIAYNEAVRVNLNIGFIDDDVG from the coding sequence ATGGAATTGAAACCTCAAATTTATCTCGCACCCTTGCAGGGCTTTACCGACTTTCATTTCCGAAATGCCTATCAAAAATATTTTAGTAATGTAGATCAATATTTCTCACCTTGGATTAAACTTGATGGTGAGAGCAAATTAAAAAATTCACAAATCAGAGATGTAAATCCCGAAAATAATCAAGGAGTTAAGTTAATCCCTCAGGTAATGTGTAATAATGCCAATGATTTTCTGTATCTGGCAAATTACCTTTTTGATTTAGGTTATGAAGAAATAAACTGGAATCTTGGTTGCCCCCACCCTATGATTACAAAGCGTGGTTTAGGTTCGGCTTTATTAAAAAATCCGGATAAAATAATTTCAATCCTGGATGAGGTTCTGCCTAAAATGCAAAATAAATTGTCGATAAAAATGCGATTGGGGTTTGAAAGTGAGGATGAAAGCATTCAATCATTGCCATTACTTAACGATTACCCTTTAACTGAGATTATCATTCACGCACGCACTGCAACGCAAATGTATAAAGGGAAAGCTAATATTAATGCCTTTGAAAATTGTATAAGTCTGTCTAAGCAAAAGCTGGTTTATAACGGCGATTTGAATAGTCTAAAAATGTTTAAGGAAATAAGTGTTCGATTTCCACAAATCAATAGATGGATGATTGGCAGAGGATTGATTGCGAACCCCTTTCTTTCAGCAATGATAAAGACTGATTCAAAGGAACTTCCGGAAAACCATAAAAAAGTTTTTCTTGAGTTTCATAACTATCTAATGGAAAGCTATGCTTCTCATTTATCAGGAGAAAAGCACCTATTAATAAAAATGATTTCTTTTTGGGAGTATTTCTCAAATTCATTTGAAGATGCCCACAAAGCTCAAAAACGAATTAAAAAAGCCAAAACGCTGATCGCTTATAATGAAGCGGTGAGAGTTAATCTGAATATTGGATTTATAGATGATGATGTTGGTTAG
- a CDS encoding DEAD/DEAH box helicase: MKFEQYRIDEGIKKAISKLGYKKPTDIQYKSIPPILKGEDVLAIAQTGTGKTAAFAIPILHILQDRKIEGRPDGVKCLVMAPTHELALQIESVFYQLGRHTRITSFCIHGGVDQEPQIKQLNKGVDVLIATPGRMFDLVSQKVLNLDRIEILVLDEADHMLDLGFIKDIRDLMRHLPKKRQTLFFSATINEKIKNLAYSLVTDAIRIQISPKDPVAKNIEHAVAFVEMDDKRFFLEDLLKNNLEKKILVFVRTKVRAERVKKAMERVEIVTNTIHSDIMQEERERTMQDFRTGNLKVLIATDVSARGIDIPNVEYVINYDLPDSAEYYVHRVGRTGRGNQKGQAISFCSNEEKPLLEEIEKNLGKPIHRIEISKNDYQITLDFSDDKPHDWKALLEEAEGFNAKRKKKKKKK; encoded by the coding sequence ATGAAATTTGAACAATACCGCATCGACGAAGGAATAAAAAAGGCTATTTCAAAACTTGGGTACAAAAAGCCAACAGATATTCAATATAAATCTATTCCTCCCATTCTTAAAGGTGAGGATGTTTTGGCTATTGCCCAAACAGGAACAGGCAAAACAGCTGCTTTTGCAATCCCAATCCTGCACATTTTACAGGATCGCAAAATTGAAGGTCGCCCGGATGGGGTGAAATGTTTGGTGATGGCACCCACGCATGAATTGGCTTTGCAAATCGAGAGTGTTTTTTATCAACTGGGAAGACATACCCGTATTACCTCTTTTTGTATTCATGGCGGGGTTGATCAGGAGCCACAAATTAAACAACTTAATAAAGGAGTGGATGTTTTAATAGCCACACCGGGAAGAATGTTTGATCTCGTAAGTCAGAAAGTGCTTAACTTGGATCGGATTGAAATTTTGGTTTTGGATGAGGCCGATCATATGTTGGACCTGGGGTTCATCAAGGATATCCGCGATTTGATGCGTCATCTTCCCAAAAAACGACAAACACTTTTCTTTTCTGCAACAATCAACGAAAAGATTAAAAACCTGGCCTATTCACTTGTAACCGATGCAATTCGGATTCAAATTTCACCAAAAGATCCTGTGGCGAAAAATATCGAACATGCCGTCGCATTTGTCGAAATGGATGATAAACGATTCTTTTTGGAAGATCTTTTAAAAAATAATTTAGAAAAGAAAATATTGGTTTTTGTGAGGACCAAGGTTAGGGCAGAACGGGTTAAAAAAGCCATGGAAAGGGTTGAAATAGTTACGAATACGATTCACAGCGATATCATGCAGGAAGAACGTGAACGGACCATGCAGGATTTCAGAACCGGTAATTTAAAAGTTTTAATTGCTACAGATGTAAGTGCCAGAGGAATCGACATCCCTAATGTTGAATACGTCATCAATTATGACTTGCCCGACTCTGCTGAATATTATGTGCATAGGGTAGGCCGTACCGGCCGTGGCAATCAAAAAGGACAAGCCATTTCATTTTGCAGTAACGAAGAAAAACCATTACTCGAAGAAATAGAAAAAAACCTGGGAAAACCGATACACAGAATAGAAATTTCGAAAAACGATTATCAAATCACTTTGGATTTTTCGGACGATAAACCTCACGATTGGAAGGCTCTCTTAGAAGAAGCCGAAGGTTTCAACGCTAAACGAAAGAAAAAGAAGAAGAAGAAATAA
- the msrA gene encoding peptide-methionine (S)-S-oxide reductase MsrA: MKKTILLIIFLSGLINGQAEIDPNNQLSENNNMKKRETAVFGAGCFWCVEAVFQTLKGVYAVEPGYTGGSTKNPTYYDVITGTTGHAEVARITFDPDEVSFEFLLSVFFQTHDPTTLNYQGADIGNQYRSAIFYTSDEQKQMAEKIISELNDAQAYPNKIVTEVTALKIFYLAEDYHKNYFITNPEQAYCKFVIQPKMEKFKKVFKDYLK; encoded by the coding sequence ATGAAAAAAACTATTCTACTGATCATTTTTCTATCAGGATTAATTAATGGTCAGGCTGAAATTGATCCGAATAATCAATTATCGGAAAATAACAATATGAAGAAAAGGGAAACTGCTGTTTTTGGAGCTGGATGCTTTTGGTGTGTTGAAGCCGTATTTCAAACTTTAAAAGGCGTATATGCAGTTGAACCCGGATATACAGGTGGTTCAACAAAAAATCCGACCTATTACGATGTAATTACAGGAACAACAGGGCATGCAGAAGTTGCCCGGATTACATTTGACCCTGATGAGGTTTCTTTTGAATTTTTATTGTCCGTATTTTTTCAAACCCACGATCCAACAACCTTGAATTATCAAGGTGCTGATATAGGAAATCAATATCGCTCGGCCATATTTTATACTTCTGACGAACAAAAACAGATGGCTGAAAAAATAATTTCAGAACTGAATGACGCTCAAGCTTATCCAAATAAAATTGTAACTGAAGTAACAGCTTTAAAGATATTTTACTTGGCAGAAGATTACCATAAAAATTATTTTATCACAAATCCCGAACAGGCATATTGTAAATTCGTGATTCAACCGAAAATGGAAAAATTTAAAAAGGTTTTCAAGGATTATTTGAAATAG